Proteins encoded within one genomic window of Eurosta solidaginis isolate ZX-2024a chromosome 1, ASM4086904v1, whole genome shotgun sequence:
- the rha gene encoding kinectin isoform X2, with amino-acid sequence MLVIVKKNLIENGQFEAFLGKKKGIINGALSPKNSETSLMLQSQNNVYVQLLEQVGLIQVGNNPDVDCDIFNVALTFKHLKNLKKLLEPEKSYSHVTSNFVFHYDFLGSASQLEMILNPSDSYTINEKIFLSFKSSLKSLRTYFQRIFYVPITLSLNGTIVASYRIDFSKLLPEDTFFNTNKNFSKTGSFCIDRLCKPLSPRVAKPSVDYLFSMQLVTSFSKRSTYDYVPMSEAYTSYKIDNKGTVDITECFRNLDFPKTIQQKRAPYDPGQVSSRNYSNFEIYEHNYMKMQADAVIIGRVLGENSELFGKSSEDFLKVKDGSKDSLTHRLSKMTMDENYEKLTQSQDSILNNLQARAKSSTTSSQTSKLLTRSVAVNTDPIEQDPEEMTMKIVQELEEWKAQQMEHFIQGLEQKEVGYLAELDKQWEQQRAILQGRLEAKLAACEKLNAKLEIAHAELSANALKHQETISIVQTVKQDIEKSYAQKFQQLDDEMQRLKHEIQQRAAESAERELEQAQQQNQAAEANDLESEEKVEMKMRIEQLEKQLAAMEKTHFSAEQLQGMLADLHKQTKCFSDIEKAKDFYKAQWSKSAKQLHTLQRNILKQKEKAFEEKQDENIEFCLEEILEEEQEALNSDRNELKYIKNLLYESSGDDNDD; translated from the exons ATGTTGGTGATTGTTAAGAAGAATCTCATTGAAAATGGACAATTTGAAGCATTCCTAGGAAAG AAAAAGGGCATCATAAATGGGGCACTGTCGCCAAAGAATTCTGAGACATCTCTTATGTTGCAATCGCAAAACAACGTGTACGTACAGCTTCTCGAACAAGTCGGTCTTATACAAGTGGGCAATAACCCTGATGTTGACTGTGATATCTTCAATGTAGCTTTAACTTTCAAACATTTGAAAaacctgaaaaaactattggagCCAGAAAAGAGTTACAGCCATGTAACTAGTAACTTTGTATTTCATTATGATTTTCTTGGTAGCGCTTCGCAACTTGAAATGATTTTGAATCCATCTGATAGCTATACCATTAACGAAAAGATATTCCTCAGTTTTAAGTCATCATTGAAGAGTTTGCGTACTTATTTTCAACGAATATTTTATGTACCTATAACTTTGTCTCTAAATGGTACTATTGTAg CAAGTTATAGAATAGACTTCTCAAAACTTTTGCCGGAAGATACGTTTTTcaacacaaataaaaattttagtaaaactgGCAGTTTTTGTATCGATCGATTATGTAAACCATTGAGTCCTCGTGTCGCAAAGCCCTCGGTGGATTATTTATTTTCCATGCAACTAGTAACGAGCTTCTCCAAAAGATCTACATATGACTATGTCCCAATGAGTGAGGCATATACATCATATAAAATTGATAATAAAGGTACTGTTGATATTACGGAGTGTTTTAGAAATTTGGACTTTCCTAAAACTATACAACAAAAGCGTGCCCCATACGATCCTGGACAAGTGAGTAGCCGCAACTATAGTAATTTTGAAATCTATGAACACAATTATATGAAAATGCAAGCAGACGCTGTCATAATCGGCCGTGTGCTCGGAGAAAATAGTGAATTATTTGGTAAATCATCTGAAGACTTTTTAAAAGTCAAAGATGGTAGCAAAGACTCGCTGACACATCGATTAAGTAAAATGACAATGGACgaaaactatgaaaaactgaCTCAGTCCCAAGAcagcattttaaataatttgcaaGCTAGAGCAAAATCGAGCACTACATCCAGCCAGACGAGTAAACTTTTAACACGCAGCGTTGCGGTCAATACCGATCCAATTGAACAAGATCCTGAAGAAATGACTATGAAAATCGTGCAAGAATTGGAAGAATGGAAGGCTCAGCAAATGGAACATTTCATACAAGGCTTAGAGCAAAAAGAGGTTGGTTATTTGGCTGAATTGGATAAACAATGGGAACAGCAACGCGCTATTTTGCAAGGTAGACTTGAGGCAAAGCTAGCTGCATGCGAGAAATTAAATGCAAAATTGGAAATAGCCCATGCTGAATTGAGCGCCAATGCATTAAAACATCAAGAAACTATAAGTATTGTGCAAACTGTGAAGCAAGATATTGAAAAAAGTTATGCGCAAAAATTTCAACAATTGGACGATGAAATGCAGCGTCTCAAACATGAAATACAACAACGTGCAGCAGAAAGTGCTGAACGTGAACTCGAACAAGCACAACAGCAGAACCAAGCAGCTGAAGCAAATGATTTGGAATCGGAGGAAAAGGTAGAAATGAAAATGCGTATTGAGCAATTGGAAAAGCAGTTGGCGGCAATGGAGAAGACACATTTCTCGGCTGAACAATTACAGGGCATGCTGGCGGATTTG CACAAGCAAACTAAATGTTTTTCAGATATAGAAAAGGCCAAAGACTTCTATAAGGCGCAATGGTCGAAATCTGCGAAGCAATTACACACCCTGCAAAGGAATATATTGAAGCAAAAGGAGAAGGCATTCGAAGAGAAACAGGATGAAAATATTGA GTTCTGCTTAGAAGAAATACTCGAAGAAGAACAAGAGGCCTTAAACAGTGACCGTAACGAATTGAAATATATCAAGAATTTACTTTATGAATCCTCAGGCGACGACAATGATGATTAG
- the rha gene encoding uncharacterized protein rha isoform X1 has protein sequence MSNTAYSASESDASETADNTYCIFLHLVEGIGLHRRDGVGDFTERHKDKVILTATLNGVKFEVEGHCTETVTIFNSNCIWECELCDIKRMKTDNRPVKLEIFIKGGRSDNSPRRGIGSLLLPIRGVPVVAALKNVQLKLHWHKLNVLSSEWRQNKPEIYLMLVIVKKNLIENGQFEAFLGKKKGIINGALSPKNSETSLMLQSQNNVYVQLLEQVGLIQVGNNPDVDCDIFNVALTFKHLKNLKKLLEPEKSYSHVTSNFVFHYDFLGSASQLEMILNPSDSYTINEKIFLSFKSSLKSLRTYFQRIFYVPITLSLNGTIVASYRIDFSKLLPEDTFFNTNKNFSKTGSFCIDRLCKPLSPRVAKPSVDYLFSMQLVTSFSKRSTYDYVPMSEAYTSYKIDNKGTVDITECFRNLDFPKTIQQKRAPYDPGQVSSRNYSNFEIYEHNYMKMQADAVIIGRVLGENSELFGKSSEDFLKVKDGSKDSLTHRLSKMTMDENYEKLTQSQDSILNNLQARAKSSTTSSQTSKLLTRSVAVNTDPIEQDPEEMTMKIVQELEEWKAQQMEHFIQGLEQKEVGYLAELDKQWEQQRAILQGRLEAKLAACEKLNAKLEIAHAELSANALKHQETISIVQTVKQDIEKSYAQKFQQLDDEMQRLKHEIQQRAAESAERELEQAQQQNQAAEANDLESEEKVEMKMRIEQLEKQLAAMEKTHFSAEQLQGMLADLHKQTKCFSDIEKAKDFYKAQWSKSAKQLHTLQRNILKQKEKAFEEKQDENIEFCLEEILEEEQEALNSDRNELKYIKNLLYESSGDDNDD, from the exons ATGAGCAACACAGCATATTCGGCATCTGAAAGCGACGCTTCCGAAACCGCAGACAACACTTACTGCATATTTTTGCATCTAGTCGAAG GTATTGGACTACATCGTCGCGATGGAGTAGGAGACTTCACTGAACGACACAAAGATAAGGTTATTCTCACTGCCACTTTAAACGGTGTAAAATTCGAAGTAGAGGGTCACTGTACAGAGACAGTAACAATCTTTAATAGCAATTGTATTTGGGAGTGTGAATTATGCGATATTAAGCG AATGAAAACTGATAATCGGCCAGTAAAACTTGAAATATTTATCAAAGGTGGTCGGTCAGATAACTCACCTCGGCGTGGAATCGGCTCACTTTTACTTCCCATAAGAGGTGTGCCAGTTGTAGCTGCGTTGAAGAATGTGCAA CTAAAGTTGCACTGGCATAAACTAAATGTGCTAAGTTCAGAGTGGCGCCAAAATAAGCCAGAAATCTATTTGATGTTGGTGATTGTTAAGAAGAATCTCATTGAAAATGGACAATTTGAAGCATTCCTAGGAAAG AAAAAGGGCATCATAAATGGGGCACTGTCGCCAAAGAATTCTGAGACATCTCTTATGTTGCAATCGCAAAACAACGTGTACGTACAGCTTCTCGAACAAGTCGGTCTTATACAAGTGGGCAATAACCCTGATGTTGACTGTGATATCTTCAATGTAGCTTTAACTTTCAAACATTTGAAAaacctgaaaaaactattggagCCAGAAAAGAGTTACAGCCATGTAACTAGTAACTTTGTATTTCATTATGATTTTCTTGGTAGCGCTTCGCAACTTGAAATGATTTTGAATCCATCTGATAGCTATACCATTAACGAAAAGATATTCCTCAGTTTTAAGTCATCATTGAAGAGTTTGCGTACTTATTTTCAACGAATATTTTATGTACCTATAACTTTGTCTCTAAATGGTACTATTGTAg CAAGTTATAGAATAGACTTCTCAAAACTTTTGCCGGAAGATACGTTTTTcaacacaaataaaaattttagtaaaactgGCAGTTTTTGTATCGATCGATTATGTAAACCATTGAGTCCTCGTGTCGCAAAGCCCTCGGTGGATTATTTATTTTCCATGCAACTAGTAACGAGCTTCTCCAAAAGATCTACATATGACTATGTCCCAATGAGTGAGGCATATACATCATATAAAATTGATAATAAAGGTACTGTTGATATTACGGAGTGTTTTAGAAATTTGGACTTTCCTAAAACTATACAACAAAAGCGTGCCCCATACGATCCTGGACAAGTGAGTAGCCGCAACTATAGTAATTTTGAAATCTATGAACACAATTATATGAAAATGCAAGCAGACGCTGTCATAATCGGCCGTGTGCTCGGAGAAAATAGTGAATTATTTGGTAAATCATCTGAAGACTTTTTAAAAGTCAAAGATGGTAGCAAAGACTCGCTGACACATCGATTAAGTAAAATGACAATGGACgaaaactatgaaaaactgaCTCAGTCCCAAGAcagcattttaaataatttgcaaGCTAGAGCAAAATCGAGCACTACATCCAGCCAGACGAGTAAACTTTTAACACGCAGCGTTGCGGTCAATACCGATCCAATTGAACAAGATCCTGAAGAAATGACTATGAAAATCGTGCAAGAATTGGAAGAATGGAAGGCTCAGCAAATGGAACATTTCATACAAGGCTTAGAGCAAAAAGAGGTTGGTTATTTGGCTGAATTGGATAAACAATGGGAACAGCAACGCGCTATTTTGCAAGGTAGACTTGAGGCAAAGCTAGCTGCATGCGAGAAATTAAATGCAAAATTGGAAATAGCCCATGCTGAATTGAGCGCCAATGCATTAAAACATCAAGAAACTATAAGTATTGTGCAAACTGTGAAGCAAGATATTGAAAAAAGTTATGCGCAAAAATTTCAACAATTGGACGATGAAATGCAGCGTCTCAAACATGAAATACAACAACGTGCAGCAGAAAGTGCTGAACGTGAACTCGAACAAGCACAACAGCAGAACCAAGCAGCTGAAGCAAATGATTTGGAATCGGAGGAAAAGGTAGAAATGAAAATGCGTATTGAGCAATTGGAAAAGCAGTTGGCGGCAATGGAGAAGACACATTTCTCGGCTGAACAATTACAGGGCATGCTGGCGGATTTG CACAAGCAAACTAAATGTTTTTCAGATATAGAAAAGGCCAAAGACTTCTATAAGGCGCAATGGTCGAAATCTGCGAAGCAATTACACACCCTGCAAAGGAATATATTGAAGCAAAAGGAGAAGGCATTCGAAGAGAAACAGGATGAAAATATTGA GTTCTGCTTAGAAGAAATACTCGAAGAAGAACAAGAGGCCTTAAACAGTGACCGTAACGAATTGAAATATATCAAGAATTTACTTTATGAATCCTCAGGCGACGACAATGATGATTAG